A genomic segment from Segniliparus rotundus DSM 44985 encodes:
- a CDS encoding PP2C family protein-serine/threonine phosphatase: protein MSLVLRYAARSDRGLVRGNNEDAAYAGARLLALADGMGGHEAGEVASSLVINSLAPLDDEEPGGEILSKLENAVRAGNIAIAEHVAEHPERDGMGTTLSALLFTGTSIGLAHVGDSRAYLLRGGELTQITRDDTYVQSLIDDGRITAEEAHSHPQRSLILKALTGHEVQPTLNVREALAGDRYLLCSDGLSDVVSASTIETVLGEGDVDTAADKLVDLALRSGGPDNITVVVAEVADSGFAQTQPIIAGSALGEEQQHAPPPDSAAGRAAALGQQQRTPVKVSAAEESADKPRRHWRLIAVLAVLLVALIAAAYGGRALLRSNYYTGSENGSVVIYRGVSGSLFGVRLQALDERVCFREPAVPGEKAKAEFLRAGESRPGCAPLRLTDLEVATRSSVPNLPSGGHDEVQGQVRLLLEHLLPNCADHARAPLSAPAAPAPMPSIALPAPPPPSGEPAPSSQSPFPSIEPSIELPAPPSEVLRAWKPGIDCRERLG from the coding sequence ATGAGCCTCGTCCTGCGCTACGCGGCCCGCAGCGACCGCGGCCTGGTCCGAGGCAACAACGAGGACGCGGCCTACGCGGGCGCGCGCCTGCTGGCGCTCGCGGACGGCATGGGCGGCCACGAGGCGGGCGAGGTCGCCTCGTCGCTGGTGATCAATTCACTCGCTCCGCTGGACGACGAGGAGCCCGGCGGAGAGATTCTGTCCAAGCTGGAGAACGCGGTGCGCGCCGGGAACATCGCCATCGCGGAGCATGTTGCCGAGCACCCGGAGCGGGACGGCATGGGCACAACGCTCTCCGCGCTCTTGTTCACCGGGACCTCGATCGGCCTCGCGCACGTCGGGGACTCCCGCGCCTATTTGCTGCGCGGCGGCGAGCTCACCCAGATCACCCGTGACGACACCTATGTGCAGAGCCTCATCGACGACGGGCGCATCACCGCCGAAGAAGCGCATTCGCACCCACAGCGCTCGCTGATCCTCAAAGCGCTGACCGGCCACGAGGTGCAGCCGACGCTCAATGTCCGCGAGGCGCTGGCCGGGGACCGCTACTTGCTCTGTTCGGACGGCCTCTCCGACGTTGTGAGCGCCTCGACCATCGAGACGGTCTTAGGCGAAGGGGACGTGGACACCGCCGCGGACAAACTCGTGGACCTCGCGCTGCGCAGCGGCGGCCCGGACAACATCACTGTCGTGGTGGCCGAGGTCGCCGACTCGGGGTTCGCGCAAACGCAGCCGATCATCGCGGGCTCCGCGCTCGGCGAAGAGCAGCAGCACGCGCCGCCGCCGGACAGCGCCGCAGGCCGCGCGGCGGCCCTCGGCCAGCAGCAGCGCACCCCGGTCAAGGTGTCAGCCGCCGAAGAGAGCGCTGACAAGCCCCGGCGGCATTGGCGGCTCATCGCCGTGTTGGCCGTGCTGCTGGTCGCCCTCATCGCGGCGGCGTACGGCGGTCGGGCTCTTTTGCGCTCGAATTACTACACAGGTTCGGAGAACGGCTCGGTCGTCATTTACCGGGGCGTCTCCGGATCGCTCTTCGGGGTGCGGCTGCAAGCCTTGGACGAGCGGGTGTGCTTCCGCGAACCGGCCGTGCCCGGCGAGAAAGCGAAAGCGGAGTTCCTGCGCGCGGGCGAGTCCAGGCCGGGCTGCGCGCCCCTCCGGCTCACCGACCTGGAAGTCGCCACCCGCTCCAGCGTGCCCAACCTGCCCTCCGGCGGCCACGACGAAGTCCAGGGCCAAGTCCGACTGCTGTTGGAGCACTTGCTCCCGAACTGCGCCGACCACGCGCGGGCTCCGTTGTCGGCGCCTGCCGCGCCAGCGCCGATGCCGAGCATCGCGCTTCCCGCGCCGCCGCCCCCGTCG
- a CDS encoding FHA domain-containing protein FhaB/FipA encodes MQQQALIWQAGRAAFLALLWLFVFAVVRVIRSDIANASGSRVPAQSKSPSSGFFANFGRGRQAKYLVVTRGALRNTRIALGDAPVLIGRADDSTLVVTDEYASSRHARLLKRGEDWFVEDLGSTNGTYLDRVKVTAAVRVPLGSPIQVGKTVVELRA; translated from the coding sequence ATGCAGCAACAGGCGTTGATCTGGCAAGCCGGACGCGCGGCCTTCCTGGCGCTTTTGTGGCTTTTCGTGTTCGCGGTGGTCCGTGTGATCCGTTCGGACATCGCCAACGCGTCAGGCTCGCGGGTGCCCGCGCAGAGCAAAAGCCCCAGCAGCGGCTTTTTCGCCAATTTCGGCAGAGGGCGGCAGGCGAAATACCTGGTGGTCACCCGTGGCGCGCTGCGGAACACGCGGATCGCGCTCGGCGACGCGCCTGTGCTCATCGGCCGGGCCGACGATTCGACGCTGGTGGTGACCGACGAGTACGCGTCGTCACGGCACGCGCGTTTGCTCAAACGAGGAGAGGACTGGTTCGTCGAAGACTTGGGTTCGACGAACGGCACCTATCTCGACCGGGTCAAAGTGACTGCGGCGGTGCGGGTGCCGCTCGGCTCGCCGATCCAGGTCGGCAAAACAGTAGTCGAGCTGCGCGCATGA
- a CDS encoding FhaA domain-containing protein — protein MVQRIERTLEGAIGDAFARVFGGNLQVSEVQAGLQREAASNVRTGADGQPGTSDQYMIRIGQDDVAHFEEHYHEVTRVLTRHLEQFIAAQGWAVRRPVSVLIEVSPQMRPGQLRISSSASEPGGPGAAAPQQPAAPARTTAPPPSPSSSHRQSARRALRLTEGSGRQHQLPLGVTVIGRGSGAGVRLDDKSVSREHCRIWWDGQRAVLNDLGSTNGTSVNGERVAEWELADGDVVNVGQSLVIVRFG, from the coding sequence ATGGTCCAGCGCATTGAGCGCACCCTCGAAGGCGCCATTGGCGATGCCTTCGCCCGCGTTTTTGGCGGGAATTTGCAGGTGAGCGAAGTGCAGGCGGGGTTGCAACGGGAAGCGGCGAGCAATGTCCGCACCGGAGCGGACGGCCAGCCGGGCACCTCGGACCAGTACATGATCCGGATCGGCCAGGACGACGTCGCTCATTTCGAGGAGCACTACCACGAGGTCACAAGGGTGCTGACCCGGCACCTCGAGCAGTTCATCGCGGCACAGGGGTGGGCGGTGCGCCGTCCGGTCTCGGTGCTGATCGAGGTCTCGCCGCAGATGCGGCCCGGACAGCTGCGCATTTCCAGCTCGGCGAGCGAACCTGGCGGCCCAGGGGCCGCCGCGCCGCAGCAACCGGCGGCGCCCGCGCGGACAACCGCTCCCCCGCCCTCGCCTTCCTCTTCGCACCGGCAGAGCGCGCGCCGGGCGTTGCGCCTGACGGAGGGATCTGGGCGCCAGCACCAGCTCCCGCTCGGGGTGACGGTGATCGGCCGGGGATCGGGCGCGGGCGTCCGACTGGACGACAAATCGGTGTCCAGGGAGCACTGCCGGATATGGTGGGACGGGCAGCGGGCTGTGCTCAACGACCTCGGTTCCACAAACGGCACTTCGGTCAACGGGGAACGGGTCGCGGAATGGGAGCTCGCCGACGGCGATGTCGTCAATGTGGGCCAATCGCTCGTTATCGTACGGTTCGGATAG
- a CDS encoding acyl carrier protein, translating into MSMDVAEKLEQVLREDLSVRASQITRDALLVDDLGIDSVGFALGLVVIEEKLGVALSEDQLLVCNSFGDLVDIVSSMKNAGSAPVAEAKPAV; encoded by the coding sequence ATGTCGATGGATGTCGCCGAAAAACTGGAGCAGGTTCTTCGAGAAGACCTCTCGGTGCGGGCAAGCCAGATCACGCGGGACGCGTTGCTGGTCGACGACCTGGGAATCGATTCGGTGGGGTTCGCGCTCGGCCTCGTCGTGATCGAGGAGAAGCTCGGGGTTGCGCTCTCCGAGGACCAGCTGCTCGTCTGCAATTCTTTCGGCGACCTCGTCGACATCGTCTCTTCCATGAAGAACGCGGGCTCTGCTCCCGTTGCCGAAGCGAAGCCCGCGGTCTGA
- the mbtM gene encoding long-chain-fatty acid--ACP ligase MbtM — protein MTDAQGNRLAAKISEAMLSTSADLVIMDAETREWSRFPWGEVHARAEAVAADLLDRADGPVGTLGLIGNPTVDIVASVLGAWLAGGSVSLFPGMVRGADLGRWAETTLGRCAQIGVRTIFSYGRELEQLRAVQSGVRTEDVARIGAKPRPQSFVPPRTGDDSTPAVLQNSSGSTGQPKTAILSRGAFLSNIAAVADRTLLGKEDVVCSWLPLYHDMGLITLVSAMWAGAPLWLAPSGAFSAAPLKWLDWITESGATYVKAPNFAYDIIGRYGDKIDRGVDLGTLRVAVSAAELIHCDSFERFLAATAPVGFNPGSAMTAYGLAEATCAVAASRPGAGARFDDVSVTMPDGGQSRRRYARLGAALDGMRLRIAPPAAPVPAINGREVGEIEVTGACMMNGYLGADPIRRDEWFKTGDLGYLLDGELVVVGRFKELIVLAGRNVYPTDIERAAASVEGVRAGRVAAVGLDEGGLRPRLALALEYKGSDLDTARRRVVQRVAADCGIVPAEVVFAAPGELPVTTSGKLRRLDVKHMIETGGGLR, from the coding sequence ATGACGGACGCGCAAGGAAACAGGCTGGCGGCAAAGATCTCCGAGGCGATGCTGTCCACTTCCGCCGACCTGGTAATCATGGACGCCGAAACCAGGGAATGGAGCCGGTTCCCCTGGGGGGAGGTGCACGCGCGCGCTGAGGCTGTCGCCGCCGACCTCCTGGACAGGGCGGACGGCCCGGTGGGAACGCTCGGGTTGATCGGGAACCCCACGGTCGACATCGTGGCGAGCGTGCTCGGCGCCTGGTTGGCCGGGGGCAGCGTGTCGCTCTTCCCCGGCATGGTGCGCGGCGCCGACCTGGGCAGATGGGCTGAGACGACATTGGGCCGGTGCGCGCAGATCGGGGTGCGCACGATTTTCAGCTACGGCCGCGAGCTGGAGCAGTTGCGCGCCGTGCAATCCGGCGTCCGGACCGAAGACGTCGCGCGCATCGGAGCCAAGCCCCGCCCCCAATCCTTTGTCCCGCCGCGCACAGGGGACGACAGCACCCCGGCGGTGCTGCAGAACTCCTCCGGGTCCACGGGGCAGCCGAAGACGGCGATCTTGTCCCGTGGGGCGTTCCTGAGCAATATCGCCGCAGTGGCGGACCGGACGCTGTTGGGCAAAGAAGACGTGGTGTGCAGCTGGTTGCCGCTCTACCACGACATGGGGCTCATCACGCTTGTGTCCGCGATGTGGGCGGGCGCGCCGCTGTGGCTCGCCCCCAGCGGCGCGTTTTCCGCCGCGCCGCTCAAATGGCTGGACTGGATCACCGAGAGCGGGGCGACGTATGTGAAGGCCCCGAACTTCGCGTACGACATCATCGGCAGGTACGGGGACAAGATCGACCGCGGTGTGGACCTCGGCACGTTGCGGGTCGCGGTGAGCGCGGCGGAGTTGATTCATTGCGACAGCTTCGAACGCTTCCTCGCCGCGACGGCCCCGGTGGGCTTCAACCCGGGCTCCGCCATGACGGCCTACGGCCTGGCGGAGGCGACGTGCGCGGTGGCCGCTTCCCGGCCCGGAGCCGGAGCGCGCTTTGACGACGTGTCCGTCACCATGCCGGACGGCGGCCAGTCCCGCCGCAGGTACGCGCGTCTCGGCGCCGCGTTGGACGGCATGCGCCTGCGCATTGCGCCCCCCGCGGCCCCGGTCCCTGCCATCAACGGCAGAGAGGTCGGCGAAATCGAGGTCACCGGGGCGTGCATGATGAACGGCTACCTCGGGGCCGATCCGATCCGACGTGACGAATGGTTCAAGACGGGCGATCTCGGCTATCTGCTCGACGGCGAGCTTGTTGTGGTCGGCCGGTTCAAGGAACTCATCGTCCTGGCCGGGCGCAACGTCTACCCCACCGATATCGAGCGCGCGGCGGCCTCGGTGGAGGGCGTGCGGGCTGGCAGGGTCGCGGCGGTCGGCCTCGACGAGGGCGGTCTGCGCCCGAGGCTCGCGCTCGCTCTGGAGTACAAGGGCTCCGACCTGGACACTGCTCGCAGGCGGGTGGTCCAACGGGTCGCCGCCGACTGCGGGATCGTCCCCGCGGAGGTCGTGTTCGCCGCCCCTGGGGAGCTGCCGGTCACGACTTCGGGCAAATTACGTCGGCTCGACGTCAAGCACATGATCGAGACCGGAGGAGGACTGCGATGA
- a CDS encoding acyl-CoA dehydrogenase family protein has product MTSVDVSRRAQERLSPEGFQDLLRSVVDDEVRAWVEEAEKDERFPRKLIERFGERGVFEDKWASGALPDVAKLVELGFALGGLGSVGISVGVSLHDSAISVLRRFGRTDYLREVAESAIRGETLLCIGASEEIGGSDLQISETMVRSHDGGYQINGSKKFVSLAPVADHIVVVARSADSAPEGQKGNVMLLLVPTAQTAVREPYRKLSAGPLETAWVDIDTWVPAEALIARPGAGLAAISWGLSHERLGVAAQIVALCERALGITLARMTDRVQFGSTLIEHQALRLRFADLWSRVNMMRYSLAGIAATGEMNLRTAAAVKVTAARLGEEVLSECLHIFGGSGYLVDHTPIGRWWRDMKLARVGGGTDETLWEFVATAMKPDVEGYRSLCP; this is encoded by the coding sequence ATGACAAGCGTCGATGTGAGCCGCAGGGCGCAAGAGCGGCTGTCGCCGGAGGGATTCCAGGACTTGCTGCGCTCGGTCGTGGACGACGAGGTCCGGGCCTGGGTCGAGGAAGCCGAGAAAGACGAGCGGTTCCCCCGCAAGCTCATCGAACGGTTCGGCGAGCGCGGCGTGTTCGAGGACAAATGGGCGTCCGGGGCCCTTCCCGACGTGGCGAAACTCGTCGAATTGGGCTTCGCGCTGGGCGGACTCGGCTCTGTCGGCATCAGCGTCGGCGTGAGCTTGCACGATTCGGCCATCTCGGTCCTGCGCCGATTCGGCAGGACCGACTACCTGCGCGAAGTCGCGGAGAGCGCGATTCGGGGCGAAACCTTGCTCTGCATCGGGGCCTCCGAGGAAATCGGTGGTTCTGACCTGCAAATCTCCGAAACTATGGTGCGCAGCCACGACGGCGGCTACCAGATCAACGGCAGCAAAAAATTCGTGTCGCTCGCGCCTGTCGCCGACCACATCGTCGTGGTGGCCCGCAGCGCGGACAGCGCGCCGGAGGGCCAAAAAGGCAACGTCATGCTCTTGCTGGTGCCGACGGCGCAAACTGCCGTGCGCGAGCCTTACCGCAAACTCAGCGCCGGGCCGCTCGAAACCGCGTGGGTGGACATCGACACCTGGGTGCCCGCCGAGGCATTGATCGCCCGGCCCGGCGCGGGCCTCGCGGCGATCAGTTGGGGGTTGTCCCATGAACGGCTCGGCGTCGCGGCGCAAATCGTCGCGCTCTGCGAACGGGCTTTAGGGATCACGCTCGCCAGAATGACGGACCGGGTGCAGTTCGGCAGCACCCTCATCGAGCATCAGGCGCTGCGGTTGCGTTTCGCGGACCTGTGGTCCAGGGTCAATATGATGCGCTACTCGTTGGCGGGGATCGCGGCCACGGGCGAGATGAACCTGCGCACAGCCGCGGCCGTGAAAGTCACGGCGGCCCGGCTCGGCGAAGAAGTGCTCTCCGAGTGCCTGCATATCTTCGGCGGCTCAGGGTATTTGGTCGACCACACCCCGATTGGCCGCTGGTGGCGGGATATGAAGTTGGCCCGCGTGGGCGGCGGCACGGATGAGACGCTTTGGGAATTCGTCGCCACCGCGATGAAGCCGGATGTCGAGGGCTACCGTTCCTTATGCCCGTAG
- a CDS encoding GNAT family N-acetyltransferase, producing MSRPWPVLYRLIAPDPSVPAPPEPNLDPPFAVRRVDPDSEDTAIIAAWMRQPALVRGWEQDWPDERWYDQLKAQVESNYSHPYLILFRDKPIGYLECYRPAQDSIGATYAADPHDLGMHGAIADEAMASKGFMVMLLPRLIKSFFELEPQCRRIMFDPEHKNVETRRVFEHVGCVFLGEHQMPNRRMALYTLPRTPADVPESWPLEAEEPAAKTEEQPE from the coding sequence GTGTCTCGGCCTTGGCCCGTTCTCTATCGTCTCATCGCCCCCGATCCGTCCGTGCCGGCGCCGCCCGAGCCGAATTTGGACCCGCCGTTCGCCGTGCGACGCGTGGACCCGGACAGCGAGGACACCGCGATCATCGCCGCATGGATGCGCCAGCCCGCGCTTGTGCGCGGCTGGGAACAGGATTGGCCCGACGAGCGCTGGTACGACCAGCTCAAAGCGCAGGTCGAAAGCAACTACTCGCATCCCTACCTGATCTTGTTCCGCGACAAGCCGATCGGCTATCTGGAGTGCTACCGCCCGGCGCAGGACTCGATCGGCGCCACATACGCCGCCGATCCGCACGACCTGGGCATGCATGGCGCTATAGCCGACGAGGCGATGGCGAGCAAGGGGTTCATGGTCATGCTCCTGCCCAGGCTCATCAAAAGTTTTTTCGAGCTCGAACCGCAATGCCGAAGGATCATGTTCGACCCCGAGCACAAGAACGTGGAGACCCGCCGGGTTTTCGAGCACGTCGGATGCGTCTTCCTCGGCGAGCATCAAATGCCCAACCGCAGAATGGCGTTGTACACCCTGCCGCGGACTCCGGCCGACGTGCCCGAGTCCTGGCCCCTGGAAGCCGAAGAGCCGGCGGCGAAAACGGAGGAGCAACCCGAATAG
- the gltB gene encoding glutamate synthase large subunit — protein sequence MNRSPSPQGLYHPSEEHDSCGVAMIVDIHGRRSHELVAKAIAALVNLDHRGAAGAEPNTGDGAGALIQVPDRFLRAVAGFELPEVYATGIAFLPQGGSDAEQAARAVEKIVESEGLATLGWREVPVNDSSIGALARDAMPTFRQIFIADPRGQLDGLDLERRLYIVRKRVEHELRWGDERVYFPSLSARTLVYKGMLTTLQLREFYTDLQDERVESAVAIVHARFSTNTFPSWPLAHPYRFIAHNGEINTVAGNSNWMRARESLIRSDVFGGPEAWQKIFPIVTPGASDTARFDEVVELLTLAGRPLPHAMLMMVPEAWENNPDMPKAHRDFYRYHASLMEPWDGPAAMCFTDGSLVGALLDRNGLRPGRVWVTDDEVMVASEAGAFPVAQEKIIQKTRLRPGRMLLVNMAEGRIITDEEVKDELSAAQPYGEWLHEQIALRDLPERETVRMNHERVLNRQQVFGYTTEDVNILIKPMAMTGQEGIGSMGTDTPIAALSERPRLLFDYFQQLFAQVTNPPLDAIREEIVTSLYGSLGPERDVLNPEPLSCRQVQLEQPILSNDDLARLVAANDDGKYPWLRSTVIPGLYPVAKGGDGIAAALDVIRSQASDAIAGGARLIVLSDRNSNESLAPIPSLLLTAAVHHHLIREKTRTKIGLIVETGDAREVHHMAALLGCGAAAVNPYLALETLHDLVERKLMPGFTYAKAEANYLKATSKGVLKIMSKMGISTLASYTGAQLFQVIGLDQGLVDEYFTGLRSQLGGVGLAELAADVGVRHHRAFIERPEERAHRELEVGGEYQWRREGEYHLFNPETVFKLQHSTRTGRYDVFKEYTRAVDERAEKIGTLRGLFEFDPRGRAPIPVEEVEPVSEIVKRFSTGAMSYGSISAEAHETLAIAMNRLGGRSNSGEGGEDEDRFTPDENGDWRRSAIKQVASGRFGVTSHYLANCTDIQIKMAQGAKPGEGGQLPGHKMYPWIAKTRHSTPGVGLISPPPHHDIYSIEDLAQLIYDLKNANPQARIHVKLVSEIGVGTVAAGVSKCHADVVLISGHDGGTGASPLNSLKHAGAPWELGLAETQQTLLLNGLRDRIVVQVDGQMKTGRDVVVAALLGAEEYGFATAPLVVEGCVMMRVCHLDTCPVGVATQNPVLRARFDAKPEFVVNFFEFVAQEVRELLASLGFRTLQEAIGQSQHLNTSRALARWSGEKAGKLDLSPILHQPESPFMNQAPYCTSKQEHGLEKALDQVLISQARDAIDNGAEVLIESKIGNLNRSVGTMLGYEVTKAHGAAGLAEHAITVDFTGIAGNSFAAFVPKGVTLRLRGEANDYVGKGLSGGNVTIRPAEESSDRLVAERNIIAGNVVLFGATSGHAFIRGMVGERFAVRNSGATAVVEGIGDHGCEYMTGGKVVILGPVGRNFAAGMSGGVAYIYNPDTTLERRVNPEFVNLEDVDGSDQEWLRAILARHVDETGSSVASRALADWETERRNFVKVMPRDYKRVLITIERAKREGRDPNQAIMEATRG from the coding sequence ATGAACCGCAGCCCCAGCCCGCAAGGGCTTTATCACCCATCCGAAGAGCACGATTCCTGTGGCGTGGCCATGATCGTTGACATTCATGGCCGCCGTAGCCACGAATTGGTCGCCAAGGCGATCGCCGCTCTGGTCAATTTGGACCATCGTGGCGCGGCCGGGGCCGAGCCCAACACCGGGGACGGCGCTGGCGCGCTCATCCAGGTGCCGGACCGGTTCCTGCGCGCTGTCGCCGGGTTCGAACTGCCCGAGGTGTACGCCACCGGCATCGCTTTCCTGCCCCAGGGCGGCTCCGACGCCGAACAGGCGGCGCGGGCTGTGGAAAAGATCGTCGAGTCCGAAGGCCTCGCGACGCTCGGCTGGCGGGAGGTGCCCGTCAACGACTCGTCCATCGGCGCGCTGGCGCGGGACGCGATGCCGACGTTCCGGCAGATCTTCATCGCGGACCCGCGTGGCCAGCTCGACGGCCTGGACCTTGAGCGGCGGCTCTACATTGTGCGCAAACGCGTGGAGCACGAGTTGCGCTGGGGCGATGAGCGGGTGTACTTCCCGAGCCTTTCGGCCCGCACGCTGGTCTACAAGGGCATGCTCACCACGTTGCAGCTGCGCGAGTTCTACACGGACTTGCAGGACGAGCGGGTGGAGTCCGCCGTCGCCATCGTGCACGCCCGGTTCTCCACGAACACCTTCCCCTCGTGGCCGCTCGCGCACCCGTACCGTTTCATCGCGCACAACGGCGAGATCAACACGGTCGCGGGCAACTCCAACTGGATGCGCGCGCGCGAGTCGTTGATCCGCAGCGACGTGTTCGGCGGCCCGGAGGCGTGGCAGAAGATTTTCCCGATCGTCACGCCCGGAGCCTCGGACACCGCCCGGTTCGACGAGGTTGTGGAGCTCTTGACCCTCGCTGGCCGTCCGTTGCCGCACGCGATGCTCATGATGGTCCCCGAGGCGTGGGAGAACAACCCGGACATGCCGAAGGCGCACCGGGACTTTTACCGCTACCACGCTTCGCTCATGGAGCCGTGGGACGGTCCTGCGGCGATGTGCTTCACCGACGGTTCGCTGGTCGGGGCGTTGCTCGACCGCAACGGCCTGCGTCCGGGGCGGGTGTGGGTCACTGACGACGAGGTGATGGTGGCCTCCGAGGCCGGGGCGTTCCCCGTGGCGCAGGAGAAGATCATCCAGAAGACCCGGCTGCGGCCGGGCAGGATGCTCTTGGTGAACATGGCCGAAGGCCGGATCATCACGGACGAAGAGGTCAAAGACGAGCTGTCCGCCGCCCAACCCTACGGGGAGTGGCTGCACGAGCAGATCGCGTTGCGCGACTTGCCCGAGCGCGAGACGGTGCGGATGAACCACGAGCGGGTGCTCAACCGCCAGCAAGTGTTCGGTTACACCACAGAAGACGTGAACATCCTCATCAAGCCGATGGCGATGACCGGACAGGAAGGCATCGGCTCGATGGGCACGGACACGCCCATCGCCGCGCTGTCCGAGCGCCCGAGGCTGTTGTTCGACTACTTCCAGCAGCTTTTCGCCCAGGTGACGAACCCGCCGCTGGACGCGATCCGCGAAGAGATCGTGACGAGCCTGTACGGTTCGCTCGGCCCGGAGCGCGATGTGCTCAACCCCGAGCCGCTCTCGTGCCGCCAGGTGCAGCTGGAGCAGCCGATCCTCTCGAACGACGACTTGGCGAGGCTGGTCGCGGCCAATGACGACGGGAAGTACCCGTGGCTGCGTTCCACGGTGATCCCTGGCCTGTACCCGGTGGCCAAGGGCGGCGACGGCATCGCCGCCGCCCTCGACGTGATCCGCTCCCAGGCGTCGGACGCGATCGCGGGGGGCGCGCGGCTCATCGTCCTCTCGGACCGGAATTCGAACGAGTCGCTGGCCCCGATCCCGTCGCTTCTGCTCACTGCGGCGGTGCATCACCATCTGATCCGGGAGAAGACCCGCACCAAGATCGGCTTGATCGTGGAGACCGGCGACGCGCGCGAGGTGCACCACATGGCGGCCCTGCTCGGCTGCGGCGCGGCGGCGGTCAACCCGTACCTCGCGTTGGAGACGTTGCACGACTTGGTCGAGCGGAAGCTGATGCCGGGCTTCACCTACGCCAAAGCCGAGGCGAACTACCTGAAGGCGACCAGCAAGGGCGTCTTGAAGATCATGTCCAAGATGGGCATCTCCACCCTCGCCTCCTACACGGGAGCGCAGCTTTTCCAGGTTATCGGCCTGGACCAGGGTTTGGTGGACGAGTACTTCACGGGTTTGCGCAGCCAGCTCGGCGGGGTGGGCCTCGCCGAGCTGGCCGCCGACGTCGGGGTGCGCCACCACCGCGCTTTCATCGAACGCCCTGAGGAGCGCGCGCACCGCGAGCTGGAAGTCGGCGGCGAATACCAATGGCGCCGGGAGGGGGAGTACCACCTCTTCAACCCGGAGACGGTGTTCAAGCTGCAACACTCCACCCGCACGGGCCGCTACGACGTGTTCAAGGAGTACACCCGGGCCGTGGACGAGCGGGCCGAGAAAATCGGCACGCTGCGCGGGCTGTTCGAGTTCGACCCGCGCGGTCGCGCGCCCATCCCGGTCGAGGAGGTGGAGCCGGTCAGCGAGATCGTGAAACGGTTCTCCACCGGCGCGATGAGCTACGGCTCGATCTCCGCGGAGGCGCACGAGACGCTCGCGATCGCGATGAACCGGCTCGGCGGTCGCTCGAACTCCGGCGAGGGCGGCGAGGACGAGGACCGGTTCACCCCGGACGAGAACGGCGACTGGCGGCGCAGCGCGATCAAACAGGTCGCCTCGGGACGGTTCGGCGTGACCTCGCACTATCTCGCGAACTGCACCGACATCCAGATCAAGATGGCGCAAGGCGCGAAGCCCGGCGAGGGCGGACAGCTGCCAGGGCACAAGATGTACCCGTGGATCGCGAAGACACGGCACTCCACGCCCGGAGTCGGGCTCATCTCCCCGCCGCCGCACCACGACATCTACTCGATCGAAGACCTCGCGCAGCTCATTTACGACCTGAAGAACGCGAACCCGCAGGCGCGGATCCATGTGAAACTCGTTTCGGAGATCGGCGTCGGCACGGTCGCGGCCGGGGTTTCCAAGTGCCACGCCGACGTCGTGCTCATCTCGGGCCATGACGGCGGCACCGGCGCGAGCCCGTTGAACTCGCTCAAGCACGCGGGGGCCCCGTGGGAGCTCGGCCTCGCCGAAACCCAGCAGACCCTGTTGCTCAACGGGCTGCGGGACCGGATCGTGGTCCAGGTGGACGGGCAGATGAAAACCGGCCGCGACGTCGTCGTGGCAGCGCTGCTCGGGGCCGAGGAGTACGGTTTCGCCACCGCGCCGCTCGTCGTCGAGGGCTGTGTCATGATGCGCGTGTGCCACCTGGACACGTGCCCGGTGGGCGTGGCGACGCAGAACCCGGTGCTGCGGGCCCGGTTCGACGCGAAGCCCGAGTTCGTCGTGAACTTCTTCGAGTTCGTCGCGCAAGAGGTCCGCGAGCTTTTGGCCAGCCTCGGTTTCCGCACCCTGCAAGAGGCCATCGGCCAATCGCAGCACCTGAACACCTCGCGCGCGCTGGCGCGCTGGTCTGGTGAGAAAGCGGGCAAGCTGGACCTCTCGCCGATCCTGCACCAGCCGGAGTCGCCGTTCATGAACCAGGCCCCGTACTGCACCAGCAAGCAGGAGCACGGGCTGGAGAAGGCGCTCGACCAGGTGTTGATCTCCCAGGCCAGGGACGCCATCGACAACGGCGCCGAAGTGCTCATCGAGTCGAAGATCGGCAACCTCAACCGTTCCGTGGGCACCATGCTCGGCTACGAGGTCACCAAGGCGCACGGCGCGGCGGGCCTTGCCGAGCACGCCATCACCGTCGACTTCACCGGGATCGCGGGCAACAGCTTCGCCGCGTTCGTGCCCAAGGGCGTCACCTTGCGTTTGCGCGGGGAGGCGAACGACTACGTCGGCAAGGGCCTCTCGGGCGGGAACGTGACGATCCGTCCGGCCGAGGAGTCTTCGGACCGGCTCGTCGCCGAAAGGAACATCATCGCTGGCAACGTGGTGCTGTTCGGGGCGACCAGCGGCCACGCCTTCATCCGGGGCATGGTGGGCGAGCGGTTCGCGGTGCGCAACTCCGGCGCGACAGCCGTTGTCGAAGGCATCGGCGACCACGGTTGCGAGTACATGACCGGCGGCAAGGTCGTCATCCTCGGCCCAGTCGGGCGCAACTTCGCGGCAGGCATGTCCGGCGGCGTCGCCTACATCTACAACCCGGACACCACGTTGGAGCGCCGGGTGAACCCGGAGTTCGTGAACCTCGAAGACGTGGACGGCTCCGACCAGGAGTGGTTGCGCGCGATTCTGGCCCGGCATGTGGACGAGACCGGTTCCTCGGTCGCGTCCCGCGCCCTTGCCGACTGGGAAACCGAACGGCGCAACTTCGTGAAGGTGATGCCCAGGGACTACAAGCGCGTGCTCATCACCATCGAACGCGCCAAGCGCGAGGGCCGCGACCCCAACCAAGCGATTATGGAGGCGACTCGTGGCTGA